gaggaggaggaggaggaggaggaggaggagaaggagaaggagaaggagaagaagaagaagaagaagaaagataaattgcacacgTCAGGAATCAATCTCTGGACCTCTccttacccaactcatatgcCTCCCGCTCCTACCATTTGAGCTATCATACAGGACGGAGTATCGCTCTCTATCCCCTAACTAATTAAATGTCactaatataaaattataaaatatagtttttttttttatacatcagaaagataaattgcacacgTCAGGAATCAATCTCTGGACCTCTccttacccaactcatatgcCTTCAGCTCCTACCATTTGAGCTATCATACAGGACGGAGTATCGCTCTCTATCCCCTAACTAATTAAATGTCactaatataaaattataactGTCATATTTATTGATCAGTGAAATATGGAAATTGACATGAATTGTAGGCAGATGCAGTGGCGGAGGCACAGGGGTGACTTCCCCCTGCTTAGTCACCCCTGGCTTTTTAGAATTTATCAAGCAGAAAAAATTGAGGCAGAAGAGTTAAGCAGAACACAGAAGAGGAAAGGGCAGAAGCAAAGCAGCGCAGCACTTGCCAAGGAGGCAAAGACAGTGCAGAACGCAGAAGAGAAAACAGGGGAGAAGCAAAACAGGGACAACCAGAATCTGATTTTGTTATGAGAATTActgatataatataaaaatataacaaCCCTGGTCATGTTTTGTATATATCTGTAAGTGAGAGTGTGAGACCAACCCCTTCTATGAGTTCTTTCTCTGCTAGGCGGCGCCCAACTTCTCCCCATCTTTCTTTTAGgttttatttttactattttactatttcttttgcttctatattaaaatattattataagaaTTGGTCAATTTGAGATTTGGGCTATTAGCCCTTTTTGTCTCAGGGCCTTACGGCCTGGTGTTGTTCCATCCCTATTctttaagaaatatttttttggtaggTATTCTTTAagaaagataataataataactaattactATGTAaactattaattatttaattaaaaataagaagatGATAACAGTGCTTGTTTTGTTTCATCGTAAATATGGGATTCATGTCATGTAGTTACTTATTTATGTAATTCCATTATATAAATGTGTTCAATTCTTATTTTCATCAAATCTCAATAAAAACTACTCTTTTATTCAAATCTAAGGGTGGAGACTTcatacatatttttatttattttttgagtttttcacCGTCCCACCTTGGACTCATGTTGCAACACTAAATATATGATACTTATTTTTAAATTGCTAATAGTAATTCAGTTTACAATAATTAGCCACCATTATTAAaaagttaattaaaattaaGTATAATGAAAAGAGGTATAAGGTACTTCAAACCAATATTTGCTACAAATTATTTCATCATTGAGAGCTACAAATATAAGGAGTTCAATAGTCTTTGGTTTTCCTTTAATATTGTCAAGCTTGCTACAAATATATTATACATgtggaaatttgaatttttttaagcaACATATCATTTGGTCTTTAGTCACCCTCACAATTATATTCTGGCTCCGCCCCTGGGCAGATGATccataatattttttatcacattggtttgaataatatttttaacATGGTACAAAATAAGACATGTTGCTTCATTTTTATATCAGCTCACAAGCTATGTGGAATAATTAtactaaaatacaaaaataattgTGAATGTAGAAAAACACGTTGTAGCTTATTACTAAATAGTAATGTACCACTAAATGTGTAGATCAATTAAtacaaaattattatattttaagtaGATGTTTTGGGTCTTGTGCATTATTATACTTGTGATTGAAGAATTAGTAATGTAAATTCTTTAATATACataacatttaaaatttaagCTCGATATTTGTTTGGGGACCCATTTTGACTATTTAGTCATGAAAAAAAGACtagcaactttttttttttcactaaaAGACTAGCAACTATAGAATCCAGTTCTTGCTAGGCCTTTTTTGGGTCAGAAGTTCTTGCTAAGCCGGATAAAATGGTTAAGATTTTTTGTCAAGACTTGGTGAATAAACTTCCCCAGCCTGTTTGAAGCCAAAGTTTAATGGGCCTGGCGTCAATAATATGGAATGATtgctttcttttgcttcttcgGAAAATGGAAGGATTGCTTTCTATACACTACATGCAAACCTAATATTCGACAAATAAGAACTTAATCCATTCTAAAAATTGaggttttattaaaaaaaaagatttttttgaaatgtttatCAAAATAAAAGATGAGGTTATTAAACTTGAGTGAGTGGAAAAATTTGTAAACAGCAGTCACATTAtctaaaccaaaaaaaatctaAGGTATCTATAATACCATAGGCATTAATTATAATCAATTAATGATTGCCAATTCATTTTTCGTGAAAAAAACCTTCGATATGTAATTAATTACcgtttaaaaagaaaacaaactgtcaatttttttttaataatttgagACTAACGTTTTATGATTCttcttctaacttgaaacatgaGTGTCTCTAAAATTATTGTGGAGAATGATCTAGTTTTGTTGTACAACTCATTAAAGTTAGTTGTGACTCATTGCATCCCTATGCTTCCCTTGACAACCAAATTTGAGCTTGGAAGGAAAAGGGTTGGGAGTTTTGTTGTGTCCACGTTTGTCGAAAGGGTAACCAAGTGGCAGACTGCTTGGCGAGCATGGCGCATGACCTGGGGTTAGGAATTCATGTTATGGAACGTTCTCCTCCGAAGTGTTCAAATTTACTTTTGTTTAATGTTTCAGAGTGTTATTCCCGCGCTCTACCCGCGTGTAGTTTTCTTTTTCGAGTATAGTCGTCCCCTTAtagaaaaaattgaatttacaaattgaattgaattttcaaaaataattgtaaaaaataaaaataaaagaaaaacaaagcaaggcttgttcttcttctctatcAACCCTTGGTCTCTCTGTACTAGAAAATCTAGAACTACCAACAATCCCTTTATTCTCGTGTTTCCCTCCACAGATCTCTGAAATCTCCTCTCATCTCTTCCAAACCCTAACCTTCTCTTCATCGTTCTCGATACGCCATTGTTCATCTTCTCTTACATTCATTCACTTCTTCACTGATCGATGATTCTAGAACCTTCCCGAACCTCCCTCTTCTTCATGGCTCAACGCCACCCTTACCATGCCTGAACTGCGTACCCGACCACGCAGAAACCGCCCGCACATAGATAACGCTAATCCCAACCCGATCACCCATCCGGTGGCCGCCGTAGTGAAGAATCGGAGACAGAAGAAGGTTTGCGCTGCCGGTGATATTGTGAACAACGACGAAGCCGGTGCTGTTCGTGAAGGCAGAGCCGAAGAAGAGGTAGGAGAGAAGGTTTTGGGAGAGGGAGCTATGGATGACAACGATAGTGGTGGCTTCAGCGCTGATAAGGCTCCGGGAGCTGAAGATGAGGGCAGCACTGCTCCGCTTCCTGAGAAGGTGGTTTTGATTTCAAGATTTTCTCATTatttttgcattttgttttcTCTGTTCTCTGAGTAATATGCTTGCAGCAACGAAAGCtggtgattttttttcctctgtTTCTGTATTAGTTTGCTGTGCTTTGGCTTTCAACTTAGTTCAGTTTGGTTCTATTGATGTAAAATGGTTTGTGTCTTTGTGATATGCAGGTCCAGGTTGGTGGTTCTCCGGTATACAGAGTCCACAGAAAACTTGGGAAAGGAGGATTTGGACAAGTTTATGTTGGTCGCCGCATAGGAGCTGGTTCCGGTGCTATTGAGGTATTGGTTTGAGAGTGttgctctttctctcttttgttTGATTGACATATCTTTTGAATGCCTTATGCCCTTACTCAAATAACTGCAGGTAGCCTTAAAATTTGAGCATAGAAGCAGCAAGGGGTGCAACTATGCACCTCCTTACGAGTGGCAAGTGTACAAGTGAGTtgcctttcttttctttccatgGGATGGGATTGCTCTCTAAGGTCTTAATTTTGAATATTAACTGCTAATTTTACTATGATTGTGTCTTGTAGTACTTTAGGTGGTAGTCATGGTGTTCCACGAGTTCATTACAAGGGACGGCAAGGTGACTACTATATTATGGTATGTACTTGTAAATTTGTTGGTTAAGGAATGATGTCTTGTGGGTTGCCTTTGAATGTTTTGCTAATGTAACACCATGTACAGGTCATGGATATGCTTGGCCCTAGTCTATGGGATGTGTGGAATAATAACTCACAAACGTAAGTATCTTAGTTGGAATGTTAATGAAATGTAATGAATCTTATTTTTGTCAATGTTTTGATGAATGTTGCATAGCTAACCCTCTTTTGTGGATTCAGGATGTCAACTGAAATGGTGGCGTGTATTGCAATTGAGGCTATCTCCATATTAGAGAAGATGCATTCTAGAGGGTGATGCTCATTTTCCTGATTAtgcttattttatatatatatatatatatatatatatatatcttgattttctttgattttatgaTTGAATTCAGCTCAGCGTGCTTCCTGAGTGGTCTCACTCTTCTCTCCACCTCACCATATAGTGTGATTGAAACTTAACTCAATCTAGTTAATAATGTAAGGGTAATTAGTGtaagataaaaagaaagagGTGTGGTCAGTGTCACTTAAGCATACTTGAGGTGAGGTTAGTGTAATTTTCCGtaaaaaaagtgaaataaaaGAACAAGAATATGAATTTTTCCCtaaaataaatgaaagaaaGTGACAAGAGTGTAAGATTTGAAAATTTTCCCTATaatatatgtcttttatggatCAATTCTTTCTTGAAATAATTGGTGTGAGATTTGACTGTACTCTTTATTGTGAGGCAATATTGGTCAACCGCATACAAATAGTGAAAAAGTATAGCCAAGTCTCACATCggttttttcaaaaaaagagtTGAGCCATAAAGCATATGATAGGAACATCAACCGGAATCTTCTACACACTTTAATCAACAATTTAATCTCTTATGCGTTTGAGTTAATTTTTTACTCACATTCTTGTCCCTTTCTTACATTTATTTTAGGGAAAATTTCACACTCTTGTCCCTCTCTTTCATTTTAATAGAGTGATTGTGTGATATGATTGAAAGAGGAGAGATAGATAGATTGTGTGAATATGTCATAGCTCAACTAGATTACACATGGTACCCCTCAAATTAACATCAGTTAACAGGAATGGAAATCTCCTACGTCACTGTTCTCTATCTCATCCCCTCCTGTCAATGAAACTCAATTAAAATTGCCTCATCATCAAACCCAATCATTTAACAACAACCGTTTCATCTCtttatgtttgtttttcttCTGGTCGTTATTGTCTAACTACTCCGTTGAGGGAGCTTCAAGGTCTGGCCATGACCATTCTGGTGACTTCAGAAACAAATCGGCCGCCCCATCGTCGGTGTTGTGCTTCCACAAGGCAACTCTGCCGCTGAAAAATATTGAGCCACCCATCATCATGTAGTTGATTTGAGGAGTCATGCAAGAGTTGCCAATTTATTTAGTTAATTCTTTGAATAGTTTAAGGCTAGAGGGGCAGAAGACATGTCATTGGGAAGTATGTTCTTATCATCTATTATGAACTTCTCCCTTCTTTATGAGTATTTTAATTGCCCACCTATTTtagagttaatttttttttcttggattaTGTTTGTAGCCATAGCATAGCTTCATGATAATGTTGTTGATGAGGTGATCATTCTCAATGATTGAACTATTATTTTCTATCATTTGCATTCATCATTTTCTGCATATTACGTTAGCTAATTTCAACTAGTAGTACATTGTATATTAATTAGCAGAGTGATACACAACTATATTTAAGGACCCCTTAATGGAGTTCATTGCCTTTTTTGTGAGTAGCGCTGCAACCCAAGCATCCACTCATTTGGAGTATGCTTATCTAGAATGTTTGGTCCCTTGGTGATAAGAGAAGCCAATTGTTTAGCAAAAGCAAACTATTAGCAACTATTAGCAGTTGGGGAGCTTGAGGGGTGAGGACCATGTCAGAGCGCTCGGATTTTCTATTGGGAATGTACATCAAGAAATGATTTCAAAATACATATCTTGAGCGAATTGTTATATTGTTTTGTGGTTACTGTCATGTAACAATCCATTCATAAGAAATGAAAGTAAACCTCGAAAAGCATTTTCCACGTTTCATCCCTGCTTCTAATCAATTGGTAAATACATAGATTGTGATTATTGTTTTATCATACCATACAGATGTAAGTTGGAATAGTATGATCAACATATATAAATTTTGAATATATTTACTAAATGGTTTCTAGTACATATATCAATTACACATTCACACTTTTTTGCAATCAACATTTTATCATTCTGCTGTTATCATTTCAGATACGTGCATGGTGATGTGAAACCCGAAAACTTTTTGCTTGGGACCCCTGGAACTCCTGATGAGAAGAAGTTGTTTTTGGTTGATCTTGGATTAGGTTATTATACCATATCACCCTTGAATCTTTGATGCTTTCATTGTCAACGAAGATATGCTTAATTTCTAACAATTTGGGCACTCCTCTCACAGCATCTCGGTGGCGTGACAATTCAACTGGCCTTCATGTTGACTATGATCAACGTCCGGATGTATTTAGGTAATTTATCTGTTTAATTTCTATAAACTCTTGTCAATATCTGGCTTTTGAATGACTCTGTATACCATATTCTTGCCACAGGGGCACAGTTCGATATGCTAGTGTGCATGCTCATCTTGGTAGAACAGGTAGCAGGAGAGATGACTTAGAATCTCTTGCATACACACTTGTCTTCCTTCTTCGTGGTCGGCTTCCTTGGCAAGGATATCAGGTTATCATTGTTTTGAATATaatcattttattatttataataatgaaAAACATGAGTCTTATCAGATTGTTTGTTACAGGGAGAAAATAAAGGATTTCTTGTCTGCAAGAAAAAGATGGCAACTTCTCCAGAAACTATGTGTTGCTTTTGTCCTGAACCTTTCCGACAGTTTGTTGAATATGTAGTGAATTTGAAGTTTGATGAAGAGCCAAATTATGCTAAATATATATCCCTTTTTGATGGGATTGTGGGTCCAAATCCTAACATTAGGCCAATAAATACTGAGGGTGCTCAGAAGGTACTTATGCTGTTATTACTTTATAATTTGCATTTTATTGTTTACAGATCCAGAGTCTAACTCGTGTTACCATTTTTGGGCTTGTGTTGTGAAGCTTATATGTCAGGTTGGACACAAGAGAGGGCGATTGACCAtggaagaggatgatgatgaacaACCAAAGAAGAAGGTCCGAATGGGAATACCAGCAACACAATGGATTAGTGTTTACAATGCTCGTCGACCAATGAAGCAAAGGTTTTATGCTGatgttaaataagtttttgcaGATTATTTCTGATTGTCAGAAtttaaatgtttttattttggtaTAGGTATCATTACAATGTGGCTGATGCACGACTGGCACAACACATTGAGAAAGGGAATGAAGATAGTTTATTTATCAGCAGTGTGGCTTCTTGTTCCAATCTTTGGGCTCTCATTATGGATGCTGGCACTGGTTTCACTGCACAAGTTTATGAACTCTCTCCCCACTTTCTTCACAAGGTTGGTTAACTTGTGTTTCAGCTATGGTATTATGTATCAAATGTTAGTGATATCTTCTTTGCTTCTATGATAAAATATTCTGCATAGTATTCTACTTTGAACCTAATACAAGGTGACAAACTCATATTTTTATAGGAATGGATTATGGAACAGTGGGAGAAGAACTATTACATTAGTGCCATAGCTGGAGCTAATAACGGATGCTCATTGGTTGTTATGTCTAAAGGTCGAAGTCCTATTCTACATGTATTGTGCGTTTAGGATGTGGCAATAGTTGGCTTTGTGTAATTTGTTTGTTCAAATTGTTGTCTCACTTTGTTAGTGGAATATTGTTCCTGTTAGGGACCCAGTACTCACAGCAATCTTATAAAGTCAGTGATTCATTTCCATTTAAGTGGATCAACAAAAAATGGAGAGAAGGATTTTATGTAACTGCTATGGCCACTGCTGGCACTAGATGGGCAATTGTTATGTCCCGtggtgctgggttctcagaccAGGTCTTGCTTTTTATTTTTTCGatatttttttatcataaaTCTGTGGCACTGAGGAATTCTATCtgatatatattttcttttctttctttactTAATGCTAGGTTGTAGAACTTGATTTTCTGTATCCCAGTGAAGGTATTCATCGGAGGTGGGATAACGGTTACCGCATTACTTCAACTGCTGCCACATGTGACCAAGCTGCTTTTGTTCTTAGtgtcccaagaagaaaaccaactGATGAAACTCAAGAGACACTCCGGACATCTGCTTTTCCTAGTACTCATGTCAAGGTAAATAGTGCACCTGATTTTCGTGGATAATTCCTTATAATACATGCTTATGTATGATATTTTGTTTCTTCAGGACAAATGGGCAAAGAATCTCTATATTGCTTCTATTTGTTATGGGAGAACAGTTTCATAAACTGTGGATGATTTTTGAGACTCCAGCTGACATCATTTTGACCTCGTGCTTGATCCCGTTTGCCCATACATCTTTCAGTTGGGAATTGAAGATCCTGGTCTGACAATTTTTCTGAACGCAGTTCAGTAATCAGCGTTGATGTATGCTAAACCTTTATTTATGATTACTATCACATATCATGATACAAAACCTGTGCACTGtatttcaagtttcaactgTCAAAAATGACAATGAATCATCCGAAAAATTAGATCTTTTTGTCAATTAGGGCAAGTTTTTAATATGAAGTACTTTGTACATAATTGAACAGTAATTATTATGTTGAAGGCATGTGCGCACAGGTTAGGCTTTtgtttatttatgctattttaCTACTGTGATTTGCCAGTGGGTACTAATCATTGTAAGTAGTTCAGCCTTGTACTTAGCCCTTTTTATCCCTATCTCCTTTGACTTAATGCTACTCCTGGGCCTCTCGATGCCTGAATTTGACCTTAAAGACAGAAAGAAATTGTATACTCTGGCAGCAGTTTGATTGTTTAATCACTATAATCACTATAATCACaatgttattattgttgttattgATGTATTTCAAGTGATAGTTATATAATATGTTCAGTTACCTCCAGACATGTATTTGCTTTTGTGGGTTCATATCATGAAATGTCAATGGGGTTAGTGTGATTGAGTGAAGGATGAGGATGGCTTAGTTTTAGTTTCATTTGTCCCCAAAATTTATTCTCATATTTTTTGTGTTCTAGAAAAAATTGCACATTTAGTTTGAAGGTGTATTTGCATGTCAATGAACTTCATTGTTTCTGAATGGGAGCTATGTATCAGTTTAGTTATTAGCAGTTGCAAAAAATTGCCATCTATTTGACCAGTCTATGAATTTGAATATTACATCTGTATTTTTCTGACCACTTTCTACTTCCAGTATCCGAAGTCCGAATGATGGGCTTCTTCTGGTCACTCACTCTACATGACTGGTTGCTATATTGTTTGATTCTTTTTCTAATGTCAAACACTGCAAGACGCACTTTTGATTATTTTGAGAAGTTGGTATTGCGGAAGCTCATCAGGGGTGATAACTTGTATTACTCTTCACAGGGCTTCTGTATTACCCGTGAGTTCAATTGAACATAAGGTATTTAATTCTGAAGCTATTATTCAACTTAATTGTTCAGCTGAGACTTTCACATGGTTTGATCTAGATATGCAGCACTATGTGGATGAGACATTTGATGTTCAGTTGGCCTGATGGCACCGAGCTTTTAGTGCTCTCAAATAAAATCTGGCTCTTTGGATGCTTCATTTCTACTGCTTTGGTGGTAACTTATAGATTTCTTTGGATGGTCAAGACCATGATAATGATGCTGCAACAATCTGAATGTCAAAACTAACTGGGAAGCTGTTCAAGGAAAATGGTTTCCTTAGAACTATTAACTGTACGTGATTCTTTCCTCTTATCAAATATTTGGGTTTTCTTTGGGAATCTAGGGGGAGGGATTGTAATGGAAAGTGAGGAATGGACCCTCTTGTTTCAAGCATCTTAATTTTATTTGTGAATATTGTGAAGGATTGATGCTGAAGCCCAGAGGTGGCCTTAACTTGTTATCTTCTCATCTTGTCCGAATAGAGAAAGTGCTGTGCCTCCTAAAAGTTTCATGTTCAAGAACTGCATACAAGGATTTTCTCTATCTTCTTAGCTCTATTGGGCATCTGTTGTAGGATTTTTAAACCATTGTTGCTGTTAGCCTGTTACAACAACTTAAATAAGGGATGATTAAAGCTATCTACAGTTATGATTCTAATACCGTAACATAGTCTTTGTTTCCGAGAAACAGAAGGGAGGGGAAGGGTAAGAAGAGTGGATCAAGATTATCCCATGTTCTCGCATGTTGTAATTTTGTTAGTATCTCTCTTCACATGCATTAAATATGTAGAAACAAATCGAGTCCTTTGAATATTtatgaaaagagagatagatTCAAACATTGTCACTCCAATTTACACCGATTATGAGAGAAAAAGTCAAAGGAATTTATAGTTTGGTTGGCTTGTGTAACTTTAGAAACATCTTAATTTAACTTCTGTGTATGGACCGTGAATGGTTTTTTTAATATAGCAATCAGATGATGATTGACTGGGCCTGGAGAGTAATAACTAAAAGAACAGAGGTACACAATCAAACAAGAAGGATATTCACATTTTTTGCCCATATGCTACAAGGTAGTAGCATGATCAAGCCAGGCTTTGTGCAAATAGAGTTGGTTTACTGAAATTAAAGTACGATTTGACGAGTTTGGCAAATAGTAGCATGATCAAGAAGTTTGATCTTCCCTAACCCAGTCCAAGTAATTTTGTTTACATCTGGTAATCCTAGTCACTATTCAGTTCCTAGGAGTAGTTTGCGATGCTGGAGCTGCGCATGTTTGTTTGGCCTAAACTTCATTTAATGTTGAAGCATATATTTAAGAAACTTCATCATTTGATGAAGAGGAgcttgatgaagatgatgatcacGATGGAGGAGAATTCGAAGATGATAATGAAATGGCCAAATGGGAGGTTTGAGGTTTGAAGTTTAAAGTTTTCGTTTAAAGATCACGAATTGgctgttatttttaattttcagctCTCTTGGTTAGTCTAAGAACTTAAGGCTTGGTACTTTAGTTATTTATACCTTATGAGATATACTAA
This is a stretch of genomic DNA from Lotus japonicus ecotype B-129 chromosome 1, LjGifu_v1.2. It encodes these proteins:
- the LOC130727635 gene encoding casein kinase 1-like protein HD16 isoform X1 — translated: MPELRTRPRRNRPHIDNANPNPITHPVAAVVKNRRQKKVCAAGDIVNNDEAGAVREGRAEEEVGEKVLGEGAMDDNDSGGFSADKAPGAEDEGSTAPLPEKVQVGGSPVYRVHRKLGKGGFGQVYVGRRIGAGSGAIEVALKFEHRSSKGCNYAPPYEWQVYNTLGGSHGVPRVHYKGRQGDYYIMVMDMLGPSLWDVWNNNSQTMSTEMVACIAIEAISILEKMHSRGYVHGDVKPENFLLGTPGTPDEKKLFLVDLGLASRWRDNSTGLHVDYDQRPDVFRGTVRYASVHAHLGRTGSRRDDLESLAYTLVFLLRGRLPWQGYQGENKGFLVCKKKMATSPETMCCFCPEPFRQFVEYVVNLKFDEEPNYAKYISLFDGIVGPNPNIRPINTEGAQKLICQVGHKRGRLTMEEDDDEQPKKKVRMGIPATQWISVYNARRPMKQRYHYNVADARLAQHIEKGNEDSLFISSVASCSNLWALIMDAGTGFTAQVYELSPHFLHKEWIMEQWEKNYYISAIAGANNGCSLVVMSKGTQYSQQSYKVSDSFPFKWINKKWREGFYVTAMATAGTRWAIVMSRGAGFSDQVVELDFLYPSEGIHRRWDNGYRITSTAATCDQAAFVLSVPRRKPTDETQETLRTSAFPSTHVKDKWAKNLYIASICYGRTVS
- the LOC130727635 gene encoding casein kinase 1-like protein HD16 isoform X2, which produces MPELRTRPRRNRPHIDNANPNPITHPVAAVVKNRRQKKVCAAGDIVNNDEAGAVREGRAEEEVGEKVLGEGAMDDNDSGGFSADKAPGAEDEGSTAPLPEKVQVGGSPVYRVHRKLGKGGFGQVYVGRRIGAGSGAIEVALKFEHRSSKGCNYAPPYEWQVYNTLGGSHGVPRVHYKGRQGDYYIMVMDMLGPSLWDVWNNNSQTMSTEMVACIAIEAISILEKMHSRGYVHGDVKPENFLLGTPGTPDEKKLFLVDLGLASRWRDNSTGLHVDYDQRPDVFRGTVRYASVHAHLGRTGSRRDDLESLAYTLVFLLRGRLPWQGYQGENKGFLVCKKKMATSPETMCCFCPEPFRQFVEYVVNLKFDEEPNYAKYISLFDGIVGPNPNIRPINTEGAQKLICQVGHKRGRLTMEEDDDEQPKKKVRMGIPATQWISVYNARRPMKQRYHYNVADARLAQHIEKGNEDSLFISSVASCSNLWALIMDAGTGFTAQVYELSPHFLHKEWIMEQWEKNYYISAIAGANNGCSLVVMSKVLTAIL